In the genome of Marispirochaeta sp., one region contains:
- a CDS encoding substrate-binding domain-containing protein yields the protein MKRFRKYSYAILLAGLICIVISCGNKRGNAEGKDRNDDSITIGFSLATDTFILERWNKDIKIFSGTANDFGAEVLMQMSAGGTKAQIDQIRYLLEQDIDILVVLAHDTSTLAGVIKQFNDRRIPVLAYDRLVQGVPITAYISFDNQEVGRLLGDALTSKVPRGNYLIVNGSVRDNNSYEVNKGLHEILDPRIKTGDIKVVDELWLEQWSGDEAYVRIREVLDRTTDIDAISAANDQIANAAIQALSELRLAGKVQVVGQDADLLSCQRVFEGLQLMTVYKPIEKLASRAAMIAVDTVNGEMPEPERYIENGSGTPIPYFVEKPIAVFKENLEATVIRDGFHSAEDVYRNRPRDN from the coding sequence ATGAAAAGGTTTAGAAAATATTCGTATGCAATTCTGCTGGCAGGACTCATATGTATTGTTATTTCCTGTGGAAATAAACGCGGAAATGCTGAAGGTAAGGACCGGAATGACGATTCCATAACCATCGGTTTCTCACTGGCCACCGACACTTTTATACTCGAACGATGGAACAAGGATATCAAGATTTTCTCCGGAACCGCAAACGATTTCGGTGCTGAGGTCCTGATGCAAATGTCCGCCGGCGGGACAAAGGCACAGATTGATCAGATCCGATACCTTCTGGAACAGGACATTGACATCCTGGTCGTTCTTGCTCACGACACTTCGACTCTGGCGGGAGTAATCAAACAGTTTAATGACCGGAGGATTCCCGTCCTGGCATATGATCGACTGGTTCAGGGAGTGCCCATCACGGCCTACATATCCTTCGATAACCAGGAAGTAGGCCGCCTGTTAGGGGATGCATTGACTTCAAAGGTACCACGCGGCAATTACCTTATCGTTAACGGTTCGGTCAGAGATAATAACAGCTACGAAGTAAATAAGGGACTCCACGAAATTCTTGATCCCAGGATCAAAACCGGAGACATCAAGGTAGTGGACGAGCTTTGGCTCGAACAATGGAGCGGAGACGAAGCCTATGTGAGAATCCGCGAGGTCCTCGACAGAACAACAGACATCGATGCAATCTCTGCCGCGAACGACCAAATAGCGAATGCCGCCATACAGGCGCTTTCCGAACTCAGGCTGGCCGGCAAGGTTCAGGTTGTGGGGCAGGATGCTGATTTACTGTCCTGTCAACGGGTCTTTGAGGGACTGCAACTGATGACCGTTTATAAACCTATAGAGAAGCTTGCAAGCCGGGCAGCCATGATTGCAGTGGATACTGTAAATGGAGAAATGCCGGAGCCTGAACGGTACATAGAAAATGGCAGTGGAACACCTATCCCCTACTTTGTCGAAAAGCCTATAGCGGTGTTCAAGGAGAATCTTGAGGCTACAGTAATACGCGACGGTTTTCACTCCGCCGAGGATGTATACCGGAACAGACCGAGAGATAATTGA
- a CDS encoding response regulator yields MYKIMIVDDEEPVLDSFAYMVENNSSKYRVCGKARSGFEAISLAHQETPDLVFMDIGMQGIDGLETIKELQRTYPDILFVLSTAYERFDLAQRAIPLGVIEYLVKPISKKRFLETLDKAEAQLDEKHRRTADHLADVKVSADSREWEEKNFLLTITWKGLRKKEWDRYRKLFAIDSDMAAVLLLKIRGIENEETSEQLYKEISSEISHKYKVLSTDYLGKLLVFFPGNINREKLNTYIDGILRRIVPPGYETAFGLGSFHSYETFYRSCGEALKLLPDMDEDLCGGIEEWESLLDLRRRIKGADSFEKAQTLMTDYSEKVFCTLPFLIAKSRMVMLFTLLLDDFHRSLGGNSASCIPFDPAREIMELAAKEDWDAWSCRALRNLIEADQNRREKELPAVLGRAMYYIQGNYDKPLQLSDAAAFCGVSPGYLSRLFTENLNKCFVDYLTTVRVKVAEEFLLENRLSIKEIAYAVGYPDPNYFSRIFRKLRGISPSTYLQERMEDEKV; encoded by the coding sequence ATGTATAAAATTATGATCGTCGATGATGAAGAGCCGGTTCTCGACAGTTTTGCTTACATGGTTGAGAACAACTCATCAAAGTATCGCGTCTGCGGAAAGGCTCGATCCGGCTTCGAAGCAATATCACTTGCCCATCAGGAGACTCCGGATCTGGTATTCATGGATATCGGGATGCAGGGCATAGACGGTCTTGAAACAATAAAGGAGCTGCAAAGGACTTATCCGGATATACTTTTTGTCCTTTCTACCGCCTATGAGCGTTTCGATCTTGCGCAACGGGCAATACCTTTGGGTGTTATAGAATATCTGGTTAAACCCATTTCGAAAAAGAGATTTCTTGAGACCCTGGACAAAGCCGAAGCCCAACTCGATGAAAAGCACAGGCGTACTGCCGACCATCTGGCGGACGTCAAGGTTTCCGCCGATTCAAGGGAGTGGGAAGAAAAGAATTTCCTTTTGACCATTACCTGGAAAGGACTCAGAAAAAAGGAATGGGACCGTTACCGGAAACTTTTCGCCATAGATTCGGATATGGCGGCTGTTCTATTACTGAAAATTCGGGGTATCGAGAATGAAGAAACCTCAGAACAACTATACAAAGAGATTTCCAGTGAGATATCCCACAAGTATAAAGTCCTTTCAACCGATTACCTGGGCAAGCTCCTCGTTTTCTTCCCTGGAAATATAAACAGAGAAAAACTCAACACATACATCGACGGGATATTACGGCGTATTGTTCCACCCGGTTACGAAACTGCATTCGGACTCGGATCGTTCCACTCATACGAAACCTTTTACCGCTCCTGCGGTGAAGCCCTGAAGCTGTTACCAGATATGGACGAGGACCTGTGCGGAGGCATAGAAGAATGGGAATCTCTTCTCGATCTGCGACGCCGGATCAAAGGTGCTGATTCCTTTGAGAAAGCTCAGACTCTGATGACGGATTATAGCGAAAAGGTATTTTGTACATTGCCCTTTCTCATTGCCAAGTCCCGTATGGTCATGCTTTTCACCCTCCTTCTTGATGATTTTCATCGGTCCCTTGGGGGGAATTCTGCTTCCTGTATTCCTTTCGATCCCGCGCGGGAAATCATGGAGCTGGCTGCCAAAGAGGACTGGGACGCATGGTCATGCAGGGCTCTCCGTAATCTCATCGAGGCTGATCAAAACCGCAGAGAAAAAGAACTCCCCGCAGTTCTGGGTAGAGCAATGTACTATATTCAGGGTAATTACGACAAACCCCTTCAACTGTCCGATGCTGCCGCTTTCTGCGGGGTTTCTCCCGGATATTTAAGCAGATTGTTTACCGAGAATCTTAATAAATGCTTTGTGGATTACCTGACGACAGTCCGTGTAAAAGTTGCGGAAGAATTTCTTCTTGAAAACCGTTTGTCAATTAAAGAAATAGCCTATGCGGTAGGTTATCCGGACCCCAATTACTTTAGCAGAATTTTCAGAAAACTACGGGGAATCTCACCATCAACGTATCTTCAGGAAAGGATGGAAGATGAAAAGGTTTAG